A single genomic interval of Mustela nigripes isolate SB6536 chromosome 7, MUSNIG.SB6536, whole genome shotgun sequence harbors:
- the TMEM247 gene encoding transmembrane protein 247: MAAEDREMMEARGAGESCPTFPKAAPDDPMSEGKSRASLEAESPKPDSSHDHLEEMEACENGGCPGPPKSGSSKAGSTTKGQAGDGPELGELPPARAAPETPGTERNTEMELEKVRMEFELTRLKYVHEENERQRQHEEVMEQLQQQVTPRLFSGGLQDLLLPQNQFAMFLYCFIFIHIIYVTKEMIFFLFSKHYLFCIAAILLCLIKTLWSYF; the protein is encoded by the exons ATGGCAGCAGAGGACAGAGAAATGATGGAAGCCCGGGGAGCAGGAGAAAGCTGCCCAACCTTCCCCAAGGCGGCGCCTGATGACCCCATGTCTGAAGGGAAATCAAGGGCTTCTTTG GAGGCAGAGTCCCCGAAGCCAGACTCTTCCCACGACCACCTAGAGGAGATGGAAGCTTGTGAGAACGGAGGCTGCCCAGGGCCACCCAAGTCAGGGTCCTCCAAGGCTGGCTCCACCACCAAGGGCCAGGCGGGCGACGGGCCTGAACTCGGGGAGCTGCCCCCCGCTCGGGCCGCCCCGGAGACCCCGGGGACCGAGCGCAACACCGAGATGGAGCTGGAGAAGGTGCGCATGGAGTTCGAGCTCACGCGGCTCAAGTATGTGCACGAGGAGAACGAGCGCCAGCGGCAGCACGAGGAGGTGATGGAGCAGCTGCAGCAGCAGGTGACGCCCCGCCTG TTCTCGGGAGGCCTCCAGGACCTCCTGCTCCCCCAGAACCAGTTTGCCATGTTCCTGTACTGCTTCATCTTTATACACATAATCTATGTCACCAAGGAGAtgatcttctttctcttctccaagcACTACCTGTTCTGCATTGCGGCCATTTTGCTCTGTTTGATTAAAACTTTATGGTCCTACTTCTAG